Proteins encoded within one genomic window of Marinilabiliales bacterium:
- a CDS encoding SusC/RagA family TonB-linked outer membrane protein: protein MIKSLKKLILLLPCLLLSQYLLVAQEMHRVTGTVTDADGEMVGVNIIIKGTTLGTITNFEGYYELDVPSGSTLLFSFVGYRPAEYTITSSQVLDVTLEPDYARLEELVVIGYGVQRKSDLTGSVGHVRADELNTGVLTDPIQGIQGKIAGVSVTKKGGDPNAGFDIKIRGASSLQTSTSPLFVVDGVPGADPTTISPDDIESFNVLKDASAAAIYGSRGAFGVVLITTKRGAEREGSQIDFNSYVSTDFVANRLDLLTGDEYRDFVAGKPELASQFLDGGAMTDWQDEIYRRGLSQNYNLAFSGGADGTTYRASLSHSDFMGVVMGSDKSRTTARINLDQTALDNRLTISSSLSATFERNNYISYGGWGSNEILYQAFQRNPTDPVTDSDGNFYEIERVFQYYNPVNLVEQIHNERDAKRYFGFLKADLEIVTGLTAGVNLAYTRNDDEGFYFEPTTMYLGNHDGYGRRNYNNYESRVLETTLRYANTFDVHSIEAVGGYSFQEEFFTGFRADGRQPFLNYTRMHDLSLFQSVVAGRNIDSYKSSSRLISFFARGVYNYDARYFLTATLRRDGSSKFGVDNEWGLFPSVSVMWNLTNEDFMSGTGVVNNLRLRAGWGITGNQEIGVYNDLLWYRAAGTAPNFETGEESILFEFAHIANTKLKWEENEEINIGMDFGILDNKISGSLDYFIRNTYDLLGNYTVPVPPNIASRVWANVGEFRTAGFEAFVQAYPVRSANLDWRTSFTFLTYNQQVVRLSDDQFPWTRLQTGYLSGPGLVGDLNWTQIVDEDFEIGTWFMPEYAGLSNDGKFLFYTEAGGVTRNLEQAERRNVGSAQPDFELGWSNYVNFLDNFDLNFTFRGVFGYQVFNTTRMIFGNPIFLPTRNVLKDAIDEYDRGLNDNPKVSSYYLEDASFIRLDNISLGYNFSNVGRFERMRVYLASNNVFTLTNYTGIDPEISTTGLSFGLDQYNTYPKTRTVTLGVNVTL from the coding sequence ATGATAAAGTCATTAAAAAAACTTATTCTGTTGCTGCCGTGCCTGTTGCTGTCGCAGTACCTGCTTGTTGCACAGGAGATGCACAGGGTGACTGGTACCGTTACCGATGCAGACGGAGAAATGGTAGGGGTGAATATCATCATAAAGGGTACCACCCTAGGCACCATTACCAACTTTGAGGGCTATTATGAACTGGATGTTCCCTCCGGCAGCACTCTCCTGTTTTCCTTTGTCGGCTACAGGCCAGCCGAATATACCATAACCAGCTCACAGGTACTGGATGTTACCCTGGAGCCTGACTATGCGCGGCTTGAAGAGCTGGTGGTTATCGGTTACGGTGTCCAGAGGAAAAGCGACCTTACCGGCTCGGTCGGGCATGTCAGGGCTGATGAGCTTAATACAGGCGTACTGACCGATCCGATCCAGGGCATACAGGGAAAGATCGCAGGTGTGTCGGTTACAAAGAAGGGGGGCGATCCCAATGCTGGCTTTGATATTAAGATAAGGGGCGCCTCAAGTCTTCAGACCAGCACCAGTCCTCTTTTTGTGGTCGATGGTGTTCCTGGTGCAGATCCTACCACCATCTCCCCCGATGATATCGAATCCTTCAATGTGCTGAAGGATGCTTCAGCCGCCGCCATCTACGGATCAAGGGGAGCGTTCGGAGTGGTGCTCATTACAACTAAAAGGGGGGCTGAAAGGGAAGGTTCACAAATTGATTTCAATTCGTATGTGTCAACAGATTTTGTTGCCAACAGGCTTGATCTGCTCACCGGTGACGAGTACCGCGACTTTGTAGCCGGAAAGCCCGAGCTGGCTTCACAGTTTCTCGATGGAGGTGCAATGACCGACTGGCAGGATGAGATATACCGCAGGGGGCTGTCACAGAACTATAACCTTGCCTTTTCAGGTGGAGCTGATGGTACAACCTACAGGGCTTCACTCAGCCACAGTGACTTTATGGGAGTTGTAATGGGATCCGACAAGTCCAGGACAACAGCAAGGATAAATCTTGACCAGACTGCACTTGACAACAGGCTGACCATATCCAGCAGCCTTTCGGCAACTTTTGAAAGGAATAACTACATAAGCTATGGAGGCTGGGGTTCGAACGAGATACTCTACCAGGCTTTCCAGCGTAACCCGACCGACCCGGTAACGGACAGCGACGGGAATTTCTATGAAATTGAAAGGGTCTTCCAGTATTACAACCCTGTAAACCTGGTCGAACAGATCCATAACGAACGTGATGCCAAGAGGTATTTTGGTTTTTTGAAGGCTGACCTTGAGATCGTGACCGGCCTTACTGCAGGCGTGAACCTGGCATATACACGAAATGATGATGAGGGGTTCTACTTTGAACCAACAACAATGTACCTGGGCAATCATGATGGTTACGGCAGGCGAAACTACAACAACTATGAATCCCGGGTACTGGAGACCACACTGAGGTATGCCAACACTTTCGATGTGCACAGCATTGAGGCGGTAGGAGGATACTCCTTCCAGGAGGAGTTCTTTACAGGCTTCAGGGCAGATGGCCGCCAGCCTTTCCTCAACTATACCCGTATGCACGACCTTTCCCTGTTCCAGTCCGTTGTAGCCGGCAGGAACATCGACTCATACAAATCATCCAGCCGTCTTATTTCTTTCTTTGCCCGGGGAGTCTATAACTATGATGCCAGGTATTTTCTTACCGCTACTCTCAGGCGTGACGGGTCATCAAAATTTGGTGTTGACAATGAGTGGGGTTTGTTTCCATCGGTTTCGGTGATGTGGAACCTTACAAACGAAGATTTCATGAGTGGTACGGGTGTTGTGAACAACCTGCGTCTCAGGGCCGGATGGGGTATTACCGGTAACCAGGAAATCGGTGTTTACAATGATCTTCTCTGGTACCGGGCGGCCGGCACGGCTCCCAATTTTGAAACCGGGGAAGAATCAATACTCTTTGAGTTTGCTCACATTGCCAATACCAAGCTTAAGTGGGAAGAGAACGAGGAGATAAATATAGGAATGGACTTTGGTATTCTTGATAACAAGATATCAGGATCGTTGGACTATTTTATCAGGAATACATATGATCTCCTGGGTAATTACACTGTTCCCGTGCCACCCAACATTGCCAGCAGGGTTTGGGCCAACGTGGGAGAATTCAGGACTGCTGGCTTTGAAGCTTTTGTGCAGGCCTACCCGGTGCGGTCAGCTAATCTTGACTGGAGAACATCATTTACTTTCCTTACCTATAATCAGCAGGTTGTAAGACTTTCTGATGACCAGTTTCCGTGGACAAGGCTGCAGACCGGTTACCTGTCAGGTCCGGGACTTGTAGGTGATCTTAACTGGACCCAGATCGTAGATGAGGACTTTGAGATAGGTACATGGTTCATGCCCGAGTATGCCGGGTTATCAAATGACGGCAAGTTCCTTTTCTATACTGAAGCAGGCGGAGTTACCAGGAACCTGGAGCAGGCTGAAAGACGCAATGTAGGATCGGCCCAGCCCGATTTTGAACTTGGCTGGTCCAATTACGTTAACTTCCTTGATAATTTCGACCTTAATTTCACCTTCAGGGGGGTATTTGGATACCAGGTGTTCAACACGACCAGGATGATCTTCGGCAATCCCATATTCCTTCCCACACGTAACGTTCTGAAGGACGCTATTGATGAATACGATAGGGGTCTCAACGATAATCCCAAGGTAAGCAGCTACTATCTTGAGGATGCATCCTTTATACGCCTTGACAACATATCACTGGGATATAACTTTTCCAATGTGGGGAGGTTTGAAAGGATGCGGGTTTACCTGGCATCAAACAATGTGTTCACTCTTACAAACTATACCGGGATAGACCCTGAAATATCAACAACGGGGCTGTCATTCGGTCTTGACCAGTATAATACCTATCCAAAAACCCGTACTGTCACCCTTGGTGTTAATGTTACATTATAA
- a CDS encoding RagB/SusD family nutrient uptake outer membrane protein: MKKLLIIITGITLFQIGCTNLDDVLYDRIPADEYTADPILRMSPIYRPMQDFLDWGGWWFAQELTGDGATAPTRAGDWDDGGKWRVLHQHAWDNNTEAVNSMWGRFYNGVLEANKFIEEMVPLAGDPIIDEAIAKARILRAYYFYLLIDNYGDVPFVTDYTGASERPVRNIRSEIYYAILDDIEESLPLVEPSASKTGVSRGMVFSLLTKLYLNHAVYTGNENAQYWQKAEAYADSVTSLGQYSLEADALGPFTTQNQNSPENIWVIPFHEDTYQGNNLHMRTLHYNSNLTFEMVVGPWNGFAVMKDHFDTYQDNDRRKDGFLVGQQYTFGGEPIIDQGAGGVPLVFDPYIPSLVMGAGNTPVEIRNSGARVVKFEIRRGAKDHLSNHFPVFRYADILLMKAEARIRQGLSGDEYVNMVRSRAIAGAEPWTDVTLEMLLEERGREMFWEGHRRQDLIRFGAFNRSWWEKPASSADRNIFPIPEWAVDLNPNLAEPPVSL; encoded by the coding sequence ATGAAGAAGCTGTTAATCATTATTACAGGAATAACGTTATTCCAGATCGGATGTACCAACCTGGACGACGTACTCTATGACAGGATCCCTGCAGATGAGTATACTGCCGACCCGATCCTGAGGATGAGTCCCATTTACAGGCCAATGCAGGATTTCCTGGATTGGGGAGGCTGGTGGTTTGCCCAGGAACTTACCGGCGACGGAGCAACAGCACCGACACGTGCAGGAGACTGGGACGATGGCGGCAAGTGGCGGGTTCTCCATCAGCATGCATGGGACAACAACACCGAAGCTGTCAATAGTATGTGGGGCAGGTTTTACAATGGCGTTCTGGAAGCCAACAAGTTCATCGAAGAGATGGTCCCCCTTGCCGGCGATCCAATTATAGATGAAGCTATTGCCAAGGCAAGGATACTCAGGGCATATTATTTCTATCTGCTGATTGACAATTACGGCGATGTTCCTTTTGTTACCGACTATACCGGTGCATCTGAGAGGCCCGTGAGAAATATCAGGAGTGAGATATATTATGCAATCCTTGATGATATTGAGGAGAGTCTTCCCCTTGTCGAGCCAAGTGCTTCAAAAACAGGTGTGAGTCGCGGAATGGTGTTTTCATTGCTTACAAAGCTATACCTTAACCATGCGGTATATACCGGAAATGAAAATGCTCAGTACTGGCAGAAAGCAGAGGCTTATGCCGACAGTGTGACAAGTCTCGGACAATACTCGCTTGAAGCAGATGCTCTCGGTCCTTTCACTACCCAAAACCAGAACTCCCCGGAGAATATCTGGGTAATTCCATTTCATGAGGATACATACCAGGGCAACAATCTCCATATGAGGACGCTGCATTACAACAGCAACCTTACATTTGAGATGGTTGTGGGACCCTGGAATGGCTTTGCCGTCATGAAAGACCATTTTGACACCTACCAGGATAATGACAGGCGAAAAGACGGTTTTCTTGTCGGGCAGCAATATACCTTCGGGGGCGAGCCCATAATTGACCAGGGCGCAGGCGGTGTGCCGCTGGTTTTTGACCCCTATATCCCTTCGCTTGTCATGGGTGCCGGGAATACGCCTGTTGAGATCAGGAACAGTGGTGCCCGGGTTGTAAAGTTTGAGATAAGGCGCGGAGCCAAGGATCACCTGAGCAACCATTTTCCGGTATTCAGGTATGCCGATATATTGCTAATGAAGGCAGAAGCGAGGATAAGGCAGGGGCTCAGCGGCGATGAATACGTCAACATGGTAAGGAGCCGTGCGATAGCCGGTGCCGAACCGTGGACGGATGTCACACTTGAGATGCTGCTTGAGGAGAGGGGGCGCGAGATGTTCTGGGAAGGCCACCGCCGGCAGGATCTTATAAGGTTCGGGGCATTCAACCGGTCATGGTGGGAAAAACCCGCTTCATCGGCCGACAGGAACATATTCCCGATACCTGAATGGGCGGTCGACCTTAACCCTAATCTTGCTGAACCGCCGGTATCGCTTTAA
- a CDS encoding SusF/SusE family outer membrane protein, which produces MEKLFSNSLFRIAWLLIAGMVTFTACEKDDDDDDNGIPAEDGIYITGPASGFDGLVLEGMMDPGREEGEGFASNPRSGMFEKFLYLGAGNFSIVEKSGADEFVYGWKAGTQDSFDNEGEGDETDGPVHYGEFADEGMEFSVATAGFYHVILDKTTGMAYYTRISHWGLIGDATDQGWAAEYQMTETTLSATEAAWELTDLTLRERGGFKFRYNSGWKITTDDFIIFANIGSGDSDAEFITGGDVFGYPADGEGEYTVTLAWTIEDGFSFSTERTGDVEPLPEFPDALYMIGDGVGGWEWADIDLPMVPTAGNKDHLFWKIVWMEADGGFKFAPQREWAGDFGKTGDATDGVYEIGGDNIPVPGVAGYYMVVVNLETDQIAIADPLVYLIGETIDSWDTANPDALFTVDNDNEVITITRDLAAADLRIYAWFDAVEGWFTDWWQHEFIILDGEIEFRGRGDDQERVQVPAGNNKIDLNFRTGEGTITQP; this is translated from the coding sequence ATGGAAAAACTATTTAGTAATTCGCTTTTTCGTATTGCCTGGCTTTTGATAGCAGGTATGGTAACTTTCACAGCATGTGAAAAGGATGATGATGATGATGACAACGGAATTCCCGCGGAGGATGGTATCTATATAACCGGACCCGCATCAGGCTTTGACGGACTTGTTCTTGAGGGCATGATGGATCCAGGAAGGGAAGAGGGTGAAGGCTTTGCATCCAATCCCCGCAGTGGAATGTTTGAGAAATTCCTCTACCTGGGAGCAGGAAACTTCTCAATTGTTGAAAAATCCGGAGCTGATGAGTTTGTCTACGGCTGGAAAGCCGGAACGCAGGATTCTTTTGACAATGAGGGAGAAGGAGATGAAACTGACGGACCGGTCCATTACGGCGAATTTGCCGATGAGGGTATGGAGTTCAGTGTGGCAACCGCCGGTTTCTACCATGTTATCCTTGACAAAACCACTGGTATGGCATATTATACCAGGATCAGCCATTGGGGTCTTATTGGCGATGCAACCGATCAGGGTTGGGCAGCCGAATACCAGATGACTGAAACAACACTGAGTGCAACTGAGGCTGCATGGGAGCTAACAGACCTTACCCTGCGTGAAAGGGGCGGTTTCAAGTTCCGCTACAACAGTGGATGGAAGATCACCACCGACGATTTTATAATCTTTGCCAATATTGGTAGCGGTGATTCGGATGCTGAATTCATAACCGGAGGAGATGTTTTTGGATATCCTGCTGATGGTGAAGGTGAATATACAGTGACCCTTGCGTGGACCATTGAGGACGGGTTCAGTTTTTCAACCGAGAGAACAGGTGATGTTGAGCCGCTTCCCGAGTTCCCCGATGCACTCTATATGATCGGCGACGGTGTAGGAGGATGGGAATGGGCAGACATTGACCTTCCGATGGTACCGACTGCAGGCAATAAAGATCATCTCTTCTGGAAGATCGTATGGATGGAAGCTGACGGTGGTTTCAAATTCGCTCCGCAGAGAGAGTGGGCAGGAGACTTCGGCAAGACAGGAGATGCAACCGACGGAGTATATGAAATTGGCGGCGATAACATTCCGGTGCCCGGTGTGGCAGGATACTACATGGTAGTTGTGAACCTCGAAACCGACCAGATAGCCATTGCTGATCCGCTGGTATACCTCATCGGCGAGACGATAGACAGCTGGGATACAGCTAACCCTGATGCCCTGTTTACAGTTGATAATGATAATGAGGTTATTACTATTACCAGGGATCTTGCTGCGGCAGACCTTAGGATTTATGCATGGTTTGATGCTGTTGAAGGCTGGTTTACCGACTGGTGGCAGCATGAGTTCATCATCCTTGACGGTGAGATTGAATTCCGTGGCAGGGGTGATGACCAGGAGAGGGTACAGGTACCTGCAGGAAACAATAAGATCGATCTCAACTTCCGCACAGGCGAAGGAACAATAACCCAGCCCTGA